GGATAGAATTCTCTACAGATATCAACAGCGTAATGTACGCGTATATCGATAGAAAGAAAAAATTACCTGTAACAACTTTATTCCGTGCAATCGGATTCGAAAGAGATAAAGACATCCTTGAGATCTTCGACTTAGCTGAAGAAATTAAAGTTTCTAAAACTGGTATTAAAAAATATATTGGAAGAAGACTTGCTGCGCGTGTTTTGAACACATGGCATGAGGATTTCGTTGACGAGGATACTGGAGAGGTAGTTTCTATCGAGCGTAACGAAATCATCCTTGATCGTGATACTATTATCGACAAAGATAATGTTGAAGAGATCATCGATTCTAACGTAAAATCTATTTTGTTACACAAAGAGGATAACAACCAAGCAGATTATGCTATTATCCACAATACGTTACAAAAAGATCCAACAAACTCTGAAAAAGAAGCTGTTGAGCACATTTACCGTCAGTTGCGTAACGCTGAACCGCCTGATGAGGAAACTGCTCGTGGTATTATAGATAAATTGTTCTTTTCTGACCAACGTTACAACTTAGGTGAAGTAGGTCGTTACAGAATGAACAAGAAATTGAATTTAGATATCCCTATGGATAAGCAAGTGCTTACCAAAGAAGATATCATTACAATTGTAAAATATTTGATCGAGTTGATCAACTCTAAAGCAGAGATTGATGATATTGATCACTTATCAAACCGTCGTGTTAGAACAGTTGGAGAACAATTGTCACAACAATTCGGTGTTGGTTTAGCACGTATGGCTAGAACTATTCGTGAGAGAATGAACGTTAGAGATAACGAGGTGTTTACACCAATCGATTTGATCAATGCTAAAACATTATCATCGGTTATCAACTCTTTCTTTGGTACTAACCAGTTGTCTCAATTTATGGATCAAACGAATCCATTAGCTGAGATTACACACAAAAGAAGATTATCTGCACTTGGACCAGGTGGACTTTCGAGAGAGAGAGCTGGTTTCGAGGTTCGTGACGTTCACTATACGCACTACGGACGTTTATGTCCGATTGAAACTCCAGAGGGACCAAACATTGGTTTGATTTCATCTCTTGGTGTTTACGCGAAAGTAAACGGAATGGGATTCATCGAAACACCTTACCGTAAAGTTACTAACGGTGTAGTTGATTTAGAAAGTACTCCGGTTTATTTGAGTGCTGAAGAAGAAGAAGGTAAAATGATTGCTCAGGCAAACATTGAAATGGATGAAAATGGTAAAATTACGGCTAGCAATGTTATTGCTCGTGAGGAAGGTGACTTCCCGGTTGTTGAGCCAAATGTAGTTCATTATACAGACGTTGCTCCTAACCAGATCGCTTCGATTTCTGCATCTTTAATTCCTTTCCTGGAGCATGATGATGCGAACCGTGCGTTGATGGGATCTAACATGATGCGTCAGGCGGTTCCTTTGATTCGTCCTGAAGCGCCGATTGTTGGTACAGGTTTAGAGCGTCAGGTAGCTTCAGATTCAAGAGTATTAATCAATGCTGAAGGGCATGGAACTGTTGAATACGTTGATGCTAACATTATTACTATTAAATACGATCGTACAGAAGACGAAAGAATGGTTAGTTTTGATGCTGATGAGAAAACATACAACTTAATTAAATTTAGAAAAACCAATCAGGGTACTAGTATTAACCTGAAACCAATCGTAAGAAAAGGTGACAGAGTTGTTCCTGGACAAGTATTGTCTGAAGGATATGCTACTCAAAATGGTGAATTAGCTTTAGGTAGAAACTTAAAAGTTGCGTTCATGCCATGGAAAGGGTACAACTTCGAGGATGCGATTGTAATTTCTGAAAAAGTAGTTCGTGATGATATTTTTACTTCTATCCACGTTGATGATTATTCATTAGAGGTTAGAGATACTAAGTTAGGAAACGAAGAGTTAACAAACGATATTCCTAACGTTTCTGAAGAAGCTACTAAAGATTTAGATGAAAACGGTATGATCAGAATTGGAGCAGAGGTTAAGCCTGGTGACATTTTGATCGGAAAAATTACACCAAAAGGAGAATCAGATCCAACTCCAGAGGAGAAATTGCTTCGTGCAATCTTCGGGGATAAAGCTGGTGATGTAAAAGATGCTTCATTAAAAGCTTCTCCATCTTTACATGGTGTAGTTCTTGACAAAAAATTATTTGCAAGAGCCGTTAAAGATAAACGTAAACGTACTCAGGATAAAGATGCTTTAGGAGCTCTTGAAATGGAGTTTGAAACTAAATTTGTTGAATTAAAAGACAGATTGGTTGAGAAATTATTCCTGATCGTGAACGGAAAAACATCTCAAGGTGTAATGAACGATTTGGGTGAAGAAGTTTTACCAAAAGGTAAAAAATACACTCAAAAAATGCTTTACGCAGTAGAAGATTTTGCTCACTTAAGCAAAGGTCAATGGGTTGCTGATGATGCTACTAATAAAATGGTTAATGATTTAATTCATAACTATAAAATTAAGCTGAACGACTTACAAGGAGCTTTAAGAAGAGAGAAATTCACTATTACAGTTGGAGATGAATTACCATCTGGTATCTTGAAATTAGCTAAGATTTATATTGCTAAGAAACGTAAGTTGAAAGTAGGGGATAAAATGGCGGGTCGTCACGGTAACAAAGGTATTGTTGCAAGAATCGTTCGTCATGAAGATATGCCTTTCTTAGAAGACGGAACACCAGTAGATATCGTATTGAATCCACTTGGGGTACCTTCACGTATGAATATTGGTCAGATTTATGAGACTGTTCTTGGATGGGCTGGTATGAACTTGGGTAGAAAATTTGCTACTCCAATTTTTGATGGTGCTTCTTTAGATCAAATCAATGCTTTGACAGATGAAGCGAACGTACCACGTTTCGGACATACTTATCTTTATGATGGTGGAACTGGGGAGCGTTTTGCACAAAAAGCAACTGTGGGTGTAATTTACATGCTTAAATTAGGACACATGGTTGATGATAAGATGCACGCACGTTCTATCGGACCATACTCATTGATTACGCAACAGCCACTTGGAGGTAAGGCTCAATTTGGAGGTCAGCGTTTTGGAGAGATGGAGGTTTGGGCACTTGAGGCTTATGGAGCTTCTAGTACACTACGTGAAATCTTAACTGTTAAGTCTGATGACGTTATTGGTAGAGCAAAAACTTACGAGGCTATCGTTAAGGGTGAAACTATGCCAGAACCAGGTTTACCAGAATCATTCAATGTATTAATGCACGAATTGAAAGGTCTTGGATTGGATCTTCGTTTGGAAGAATAAATAAAAGTTTTGTAGTCAGTCTCATTTATTAATGGGACTGATTACTCATTTATATCAGTTTTTAAAGATTTATACCCGTAACCCGTTCCGATTTTTTATAACAATGCAAGCCATTTTATAACTAGCACTTCAAATAACAGTTTGAGGTTTAGAGAAGTAACCCGAGGTAGTAGCGAATGATTAACTCTTTTCTTTTAAAGAGTAGATTATAAATCTAAAATCAATTTTTTAATTGCAATAAATCAATAGTAAAAACTATGATGAATAACAGAAACAATAAAGATAAGAATCCAGTAAAAAGATTTAACAAAATCTCTATTGGATTGGCTTCACCAGAATCTATCTTGAAAGAATCAAGAGGAGAGGTTTTAAAGCCAGAAACTATTAACTATAGAACGCACAAACCAGAGCGTGACGGACTTTTCTGCGAAAGAATCTTCGGACCAGTAAAAGATTTCGAATGTGCTTGTGGTAAGTATAAAAGAATTCGTTACAAAGGTATCATCTGTGACCGTTGTGGTGTTGAAGTTACTGAGAAAAAAGTACGTCGTGACAGAGTAGGACACATCAACCTTGTTGTGCCAATTGCTCACATCTGGTATTTCCGTTCTCTTCCAAACAAAATTGGGTATATCCTTGGTCTTCCATCTAAGAAATTAGATATGATTATTTACTACGAAAGATACGTAGTAATCCAGGCTGGTATTGCTAAAAATGCAGATGGAGAATCTTTACAAAGATTAGATTTCTTAACTGAAGAAGAATACTTAAACATTTTAGATACTCTTCCACAGGAAAACCAATATTTAGATGATTTAGATCCTAATAAATTTGTTGCCAAAATGGGAGCAGAGTGTATTATGGATTTATTAGCTCGTATTGACTTAGATGCTTTATCTTATGAATTAAGACATAGCGCTAACAATGAGACTTCTAAACAAAGAAAAACTGAAGCTTTAAAAAGATTACAAGTTGTGGAGTCTTTCCGTGAGTCTAACTTAAACCGCGAAAACCGTCCAGAATGGATGATTATGAAAGTGGTTCCAGTTATTCCACCAGAATTACGTCCACTTGTGCCACTTGATGGAGGTCGTTTTGCAACTTCAGATTTGAACGATTTATATCGTCGTGTAATCATCCGTAACAACCGTTTGAAAAGATTAATGGAGATTAAAGCTCCAGAAGTTATCTTAAGAAACGAAAAACGTATGCTACAGGAATCTGTAGATTCATTATTCGATAACACACGTAAAGCTTCTGCTGTTAAAACAGAATCAAACAGACCATTAAAATCATTATCTGACTCTTTAAAAGGTAAACAAGGACGTTTCCGTCAAAACCTTTTAGGAAAACGTGTGGATTATTCTGCTCGTTCGGTAATTGTCGTTGGTCCTGAGTTAAAATTATATGAGTGCGGATTGCCAAAAGATATGGCATCTGAGTTATATAAACCTTTCGTTATCCGTAAATTGATTGAAAGAGGTATTGTTAAAACAGTAAAATCTGCTAAGAAAATCATTGACAAAAAAGAGCCAGTAGTTTGGGATATCCTTGAAAACGTAATTAAAGGTCACCCGGTATTACTTAACCGTGCTCCTACTTTGCACAGACTTGGTATTCAGGCATTCCAGCCAAAATTAATTGAAGGAAAAGCGATCCAGTTACACCCATTAGTATGTACGGCTTTCAACGCCGATTTCGATGGTGACCAGATGGCTGTTCACTTACCATTAGGACCAGAGGCTATTTTAGAAGCACAATTATTAATGTTGGCTTCTCACAATATCCTGAACCCTGCAAATGGTGCTCCAATTACTGTACCTTCTCAGGACATGGTCTTGGGTCTATATTACATGACTAAAGAGCGTATTTCTACAGAAGATCACAAAATTTTAGGTCAGGATTTAACTTTCTATTCTGCTGAAGAAGTAAATATTGCATTAAACGAAGGAAGATTAGAATTAAATGCTCGTGTAAAAATCCGTGCAAAAGATTTTAATGAAAACGGAGAGCTAGTGTACAAAATCATCCAAACAACTGCAGGACGTGTATTATTTAACGAAGTAGTACCTGAAGCAGCTGGATATATCAACGACGTATTAACTAAGAAAAACCTTAGAGATATTATTGGACACATTTTAAGTGTGACTGATGTACCTACAACGGCAGCTTTCTTGGATAATATGAAAGATATGGGCTATAAATTCGCATTTAGAGGAGGTTTATCATTCTCTTTAGGTGATATTAGAATCCCAGAACAAAAAACTAAATTGATTGCAGATGCCAGAGAACAAGTTGAAGGTATCTCAACCAACTATAACATGGGTCTTATTACCAATAACGAGCGTTACAACCAGGTTATTGACGTATGGACTTCTGCGAATGCACAGCTTACTGAGTTAGCAATGAAAAATATTAGAGAAGACCAGCAAGGTTTCAACTCTGTATATATGATGCTTGACTCTGGAGCGAGGGGTTCTAAGGAGCAGATTCGTCAGTTAACAGGTATGCGTGGTTTGATGGCTAAGCCTAAAAAATCTACTGCCGGTGGTGGTGAGATTATTGAAAACCCGATTCTTTCTAACTTTAAGGAAGGTCTTTCAATCCTTGAGTACTTCATTTCTACTCACGGTGCTCGTAAAGGTCTTGCGGATACAGCTCTTAAAACAGCCGATGCTGGTTACTTGACAAGAAGACTTCATGACGTTTCTCAAGATGTTATTGTTAACATCGAGGATTGTGGAACTCTTAGAGGTGTTGAAGTATCTGCATTGAAGAAAAATGAGGAAATCGTTGAATCATTAGGAGAGAGAATTTTAGGACGTGTTGCATTACAAGACGTTATTAATCCTCTTACTAACGAAGTAATGGTTAAATCTGGAGAGCAAATCACTGAATCAATCATGAGAACAATAGAAGCTTCTCCAGTTGAAAAAGTAGAGGTTAGATCTCCATTAACTTGTGAAGCTACAAAAGGTATTTGTGCTAAATGTTACGGTAGAAACTTAGCTACTGGTAAGATGACACAAAGAGGTGAAGCTGTCGGAGTTATTGCAGCTCAGTCTATTGGTGAGCCAGGTACACAGTTAACACTTCGTACGTTCCACGTTGGAGGGGTTGCCGGAGGAATTTCTGAAGAATCTAGTATTGTTACAAGATTTAACGGTAGATTAGAAATTGAAGATTTAAAAACAGTAAAAGGAGAAGACAGCGAAGGAAACTCTGTTGATATCGTGGTTTCACGTTCAACTGAATTGAAATTGGTTGACGAGAAAACAGGAATTGTTTTAAATACGCATAACATTCCTTACGGATCTAGTATTTTTGTTAATGATGGAGATACTGTTGCAAAAGGAACTGTAATCTGTAAATGGGATCCATATAATGGTGTAATTGTTTCTGAATTTACTGGTAAGATTGCTTACGAAGATTTAGAGCAAGGACAAACATTCATGGTTGAAATTGATGAGCAGACAGGTTTCCAGGAAAAAGTAATTTCTGAAGCCAGAAACAAAAAATTAATCCCAACTTTATTGGTTTACGGTAAAGAAGGTGAATTGATTCGTTCATACAACTTACCGGTTGGAGCTCACTTGATGGTTGAGAATGGCGAGAAAATTAAGGCTGGTAAAGTCTTGGTTAAAATTCCGCGTCGTTCTTCAAAATCTGGGGATATTACAGGAGGTTTACCAAGAATTACAGAGCTGTTAGAAGCTCGTAATCCTTCTAACCCAGCTGTAGTTTCTGAGATAGATGGTGTTGTTTCTTTTGGAAAAATCAAAAGAGGTAATCGTGAGATCGTTATCGAATCTAAATTTGGTGATGTTAGAAAATATCTTGTAAAATTATCAAGTCAAATCCTTGTTCAGGAAAATGACTTTGTAAGAGCCGGTGTTCCATTGTCTGATGGTGCTATTACTCCGGATGATATCTTAAGAATTCAGGGACCTGCTGCTGTTCAACAGTACTTGGTAAATGAAATTCAGGAAGTTTACCGTTTACAAGGGGTAAAAATCAACGACAAGCACTTTGAAGTTGTTATTCGTCAGATGATGCGTAAAGTAAGGGTTCAGGATCCTGGAGATACTTTATTCTTAGAAGACCAATTGATTCATACTAAAGACTTTATTGTTCAAAATGATAAGTTATATGGAATGAAAGTGGTTGAAGATGCCGGAGATTCTTCTGTATTGAAACCAGGTCAGATTATTACACCTCGTGAATTGCGTGATGAAAATTCATTATTGAAACGAAATGATAGAAATCTTGTAGTAGCAAGAGACGTAATTACAGCAACTGCAACGCCAGTTTTACAAGGTATTACAAGAGCTTCGTTACAAACTAAATCATTTATTTCTGCGGCTTCATTCCAGGAGACAACGAAAGTACTTAACGAAGCTGCAGTAGCTGGTAAAGTAGATGACTTAGAAGGATTAAAAGAAAATGTAATTGTTGGTCACAGAATTCCTGCGGGAACTGGTATGAGAGAATACGATAATACTATTGTAGGATCTAAAGACGATTACAATGAAATGATGGCAAATAAAGAAGAGTATATTTATTAATTCTTATCAATTCCCTCTTTTTCAAAAGAGGGAAATTGAAAAAATATTCAAGTTATGAGTAATCCGAAACAACAAGAGCAAATTAATATTGAGTTAGACGAAACTATTGCAGAAGGAATTTATTCCAACCTTGCAATCATCAATCACTCATCATCTGAATTTGTTTTAGATTTTGTAAATATTATGCCGGGTACTCCTAAAGCAAAAGTAAAGTCAAGAATTGTACTGACGCCACAACATGCTAAAAGATTATTAAGAGCTATTGGTGAAAACATTCATCGCTTTGAAGCAGCTCATGGCGAAATCAAAGAAACTGAACAAGCGCCAATTCCGCTTAATTTTGGTCCGGCAGGACAAGCATAAAGTTTTAAAGCTCCAGAAATGGAGCTTTTTTTATTGATAAATTCATAAAAAGTGTATTTTGTCTGATTTAATTTACTTTCAACGAATATGTTTTAATACATTGTTTTTTAATTCTAATTTTGACTTAACATAAAATAAAGAAAATTAATTTTTCCAATAAAAAGTTAATTTAATACTATTAAAAAAGCGCCAACTTTGAAAAGTTGGCGCTTTTTGATTATATAAGACGATCACATATTTATTCAAATTCAGATGTAAAAAATAATTTTACATTTGGATATTTGCTTTGGGTCATTTGAATTGTAAAGTCAGAATCGGCTAAAAATACTAATTGTCCATATTTGTCATGAGCCAGAAATTTTTGTTTGATTCTTTTAAATTCTTTAAACTCTTCACTTTTAGGATCATTCGGTTTTACCCAACATGCTTTGTGAACAGGGAAATTTTCATAGGTACATTTAGCACCGTATTCATGCTCTAAACGGTATTGGATAACTTCATATTGTAGTGCGCCAACAGTACCGATAATCTTACGATTATTCATTTCTAATGTAAATAATTGCGCTACACCTTCATCCATTAACTGATCAATTCCTTTATCCAATTGTTTTGCTTTCATTGGATCTGCATTGTTGATATATCTAAAGTGTTCAGGAGAGAAGCTTGGAATTCCTTTGAAACTCATTAATTCTCCTTCAGTCAAAGTATCACCAATTTTAAAATTCCCTGTATCATGAAGACCAACAATATCTCCCGGATAAGAAATATCTACGATTTCTTTTTTCTCTGCAAAAAAAGCATTTGGGCTGGAAAATTTTAAATTTTTCTTCTGACGAACATGGTAATATGGTTTGTTTCTTTCGAATGTTCCGGAAACAATTTTAATAAAAGCTAATCGGTCACGGTGTTTTGGATCCATATTTGCATGGATTTTGAAAACAAAACCAGACATTTTTTCTTCAGCAGGATCAACCAAACGGGTTTCAGAATCCTTTGGTCTTGGTGATGGTGCGATTGTAACGAAACAATCCAACAACTCGCGAACTCCAAAATTGTTTAACGCAGAGCCAAAAAATACAGGCTGAATTTTTCCGTCTAAATAATCCTGGCGATCAAATTTTGGATAGACTTCATCAATTAATTCTAATTCTTCACGAAGTTTTTCTGCAGCTTTCTGACCAACAATTTTATCTAGTTCCGGATTGTTTTGTACATCAGAAAAAGCAATTGTTTCTTCAATATTTTTACGGCTGTCCCCACTAAAAAGATTGATGTTTTCTTCCCATAAATTATAAATTCCCTGAAAATCATATCCCATTCCGATAGGGAAACTTAGAGGTGTAACTTTTAATCCTAACTTTTGTTCTACTTCATCCATCAAATCAAAAGCATCTTTACCTTCACGGTCTAATTTGTTGATGAAAACAATCATTGGAATGTTTCTCATTCTACAAACTGCAACCAGTTTTTCAGTTTGTTCCTCGACCCCTTTTGCAACGTCAATTACAACAATGACACTGTCTACAGCTGTTAATGTTCTAAAAGTATCTTCGGCAAAATCCTTGTGTCCAGGCGTATCAAGAATGTTGATTTTTTTGTCTTTATAATTAAAAGCAAGAACAGATGTTGAAACCGAAATACCTCTTTGGCGTTCGATTTCCATGAAATCACTTGTGGCTCCTTTTTTAATTTTATTATTTTTTACGGCGCCTGCTTCCTGGATTGCACCTCCAAAAAGTAATAATTTTTCTGTCAATGTTGTTTTACCGGCATCAGGATGCGAGATAATTCCAAAAGTTCTTCTGCGTTGTATTTCTTTTAAAAAGCTCATATTTTATATAAATAGGTTGCAAAAGTACTATTAATTAATGCTATTTAAAAATAAATGCCATTCAGTTTGGTTTAGATGATTTCGTTTTTTTGTTATTTATATTACTCAAATTAATAAGTTGTTTTAATTTATCAGGGTTGTGTATAATTTTTTGTTAATAGTATAGCAGATAGTTGGATTGTGTAATTGAATTGTTATTTTTGTTCGTTATAAGTTGTGGAAACCAGATGCAGTTTTTTCTATTTCTATAATTTTGAAATATTTATTAATTATTTCAGTTTTAAAGAAAACACTAAATAAAGCCTTACATTCAAATTAAATTTAAAATAATGTTATTAAAAAAATTACAGCTAAAAACTATTGATTGCAGGTTAGTACTGACAATATGTTTTTTACTTTTTTTCAGCTCGATTATTTCTGCTCAGGAAGTTATTAAGGATGTTGTAGCTGAGAAACCGGCTGATAAAGCTTCAATCAACAAACAAAAGGTAGATGGTATTATTGCCACGGTTGGGGATTATATTGTTTTAGACTCAGATATTGATAAAGGGTATCTTGAAATTACTTCTCAGGGCGGTTCGGTAAAGGATATTACCAGATGTCAGATGTTAGGGAAGCTTTTGGAAGATAAATTGTATGCACATCAGGCAATTCAGGACAGTATTATTGTTAGTGATGCCGAAGTAAAAAGCATGATGGATGAAAGGCTTACTTACATGATGAGACAGACTGGTGGGGATATCAATAAAATTGTAGAATTTTACAAAAAGAGTTCAGTTGAGGAATTTAAAACATATTTTGCAGATATATTAAAAGAGCAAAAATTATCTTCTGAAATGCAGAAAAAGATTGTTGATGCAGTTGAAATAACGCCAGAAGAGGTTCGTAATTTCTTTAAAAAGATACCAAAAGATGAATTGCCTACTTTTGGAGCTGAAATGGAGGTAGCCCAAATAGTGGTAGAACCTAAAGTCTCAAAAGAAGACAAGCAAAAAGTGATTGACAGATTGAATTCTATTCGAAAAGATGTTTTAGAAGGTTCAAGTTTTGCTACAAAAGCTGTACTGTATTCTCAGGATCCGGGGTCTTCACCTAATGGAGGTTATTATAAAATGACCAGAAAAACACCTTTTGTCAAGGAATTTAAAGATGTCGCTTTTAGTTTAGCGGAAGGGGAAATTTCAGATCCTTTTGAAACACAATACGGATACCACATTATAATGGTTGATAAAATAAAAGGGCAAGAAGTAGAATTGCGTCATATTTTAATTTCGCCAACAGTTTCAGAAACAGCTTTAAAAGAAGCAAAAGAAAGAATTACAAACATCAGAAATAAGATTGTAAATAAGGAAATTTCTTTTGCAGATGCTGCCAGAACTGAATCTGATCAAAAAGAAACAAGAGCCAACGGAGGTACTTTAGTTAATCCAAATACTCAGGATACGCGTTTTGAACTTACAAAAATGGATGCAACGTTATACAGTCAGGTTTCAAATTTAAAAGACAATGAAGTATCTCAGCCACTTTTGGATACAGATGATAAAGGGAAAAAAACATATAAATTAATTACTGTAACAAACAGAATTGATTCTCACGTTGCAGATTATGCAAAAGATTACACTAAAATCAAAGAATTAGCATTAAAAGAAAAACAAATCAATGCCATTGCAAAATGGTTTGATACAAAAATCAAAGACACCTATATTAAGATTATTGGCGAATACAGAGATTGTACCTTTACTAATAATTGGTTGAAAAAATAATTTTTATTAAATAAAGAAAAGAGTTAGTTTTATGAATTCATAGAGCTAACTCTTTTTAATTTAAAATATATTCATAAATGTCTGACGTAGCAGCAATTCATAATTTAGTTCAAAAAAGAAACGAATTAAAAACCGAGATAGCAAAAATCATTGTAGGGCAGGATGCCGTTGTAGATCAAATTTTACTTTGCATATTTTCAGGAGGACACGCACTTTTAATTGGGGTTCCTGGTTTGGCGAAAACTTTAATGATTAATACTTTGTCTCAGGCTTTGGGGCTGGATTTTAAAAGAATTCAGTTTACACCGGATTTAATGCCTTCGGATATTTTAGGAAGTGAAATTCTGGATGAAAACCGACAGTTTAAGTTTATCAAAGGACCGATTTTTTCCAACATCATTCTAGCTGATGAGATCAACAGAACTCCACCAAAAACTCAGGCTGCATTATTAGAAGCAATGCAGGAACGGTCTGTAACAATTGCTGGGCATAACTATAAATTAGATTTACCTTATTTTGTATTGGCGACCCAAAACCCAATTGAGCAGGAAGGAACATATCCTTTACCGGAAGCTCAGTTAGACCGTTTTATGTTTGCTATAAAATTAGAATATCCAACATTCGAAGAAGAAGTTCAGGTTGTTAAACAAACTACTTCAGATGTGAAAACTAAAATAAATCCGTTGTTTACAGCTCAGGAGATAATAGACTTCCAGCATTTGATCCGTAGAATTCCAGTAGCAGATAATGTCATTGAATATGCAGTGACACTTGTTAGTAAAACACGTCCTGATAATAGCCTGACTAATGATTTTGTTAAAAATTATCTGGATTGGGGAGCAGGCCCAAGAGCTTCTCAAAATTTAATTTTAGCAGCCAAAGCACATGCTGCTTTTAACGGCAAATTTTCACCCGATATTGAAGATGTAAAAGCAGTGGCAACCGGAATCTTACGTCACAGGATTATCAAAAATTATAAAGCAGATGCAGAAGGAATTACAGAAGAAGTAATTATCCAGAAGTTGATGTAAGTAAGATTTAGATTGCATTACTAGCCATGCTGACCAAATCAGTTTGGCTTTTTTGTATGTGAAAATTTCGGATTTTAAATAAGTAGTTTTACTTATAAGAAGAAGCTGGTGATTAAAACTATAACGTTATAAATACTTATTTAGAAGATTTCTTCTTTAAAATAGAAGTGAAAACTGATTTTCTTTATAACATTAAATTTTTACTTTGTTAAAGAAAAGTTTTTAAATTATTGATAATTTATTTTTCGATCCGAAAAATGATTTTTTATCAGTTTTTAAGGCTGATAATTGTTTTTTTGCAATAATAATTTTTAAAAAAGCGCCATACATTATATTTTTTTTAATTCTCAGCTTTAATTCCTAAATTTGCGTGCAAAAAAAATAAAAATACCTATTTATAAAGACTTCTATTATGAATATTTACAAGGATTACATTCAAGAGATTGAAGAAAGAAAAGCCCAGGGTCTTCATCCGAAGCCTATTGATGGTGCGGAATTACTAAGCGAAATCATTGCGCAAATTAAAGATTTAAATAATGAACACAGAGAGGACTCTCTTAAGTTTTTTATTTACAACACTTTGCCTGGGACCACCAGTGCAGCAGGTGAGAAAGCTAAGTTTTTAAAAGAAATCATTCTTGGTGAATCTGAAGTAAAAGAAATTACACCTGCTTTTGCCTTCGAATTATTGTCACATATGAAAGGGGGACCTTCTATTGAAGTACTTCTTGATTTAGCTTTAGGTAGTG
The Flavobacterium flavigenum genome window above contains:
- the rpoC gene encoding DNA-directed RNA polymerase subunit beta' yields the protein MMNNRNNKDKNPVKRFNKISIGLASPESILKESRGEVLKPETINYRTHKPERDGLFCERIFGPVKDFECACGKYKRIRYKGIICDRCGVEVTEKKVRRDRVGHINLVVPIAHIWYFRSLPNKIGYILGLPSKKLDMIIYYERYVVIQAGIAKNADGESLQRLDFLTEEEYLNILDTLPQENQYLDDLDPNKFVAKMGAECIMDLLARIDLDALSYELRHSANNETSKQRKTEALKRLQVVESFRESNLNRENRPEWMIMKVVPVIPPELRPLVPLDGGRFATSDLNDLYRRVIIRNNRLKRLMEIKAPEVILRNEKRMLQESVDSLFDNTRKASAVKTESNRPLKSLSDSLKGKQGRFRQNLLGKRVDYSARSVIVVGPELKLYECGLPKDMASELYKPFVIRKLIERGIVKTVKSAKKIIDKKEPVVWDILENVIKGHPVLLNRAPTLHRLGIQAFQPKLIEGKAIQLHPLVCTAFNADFDGDQMAVHLPLGPEAILEAQLLMLASHNILNPANGAPITVPSQDMVLGLYYMTKERISTEDHKILGQDLTFYSAEEVNIALNEGRLELNARVKIRAKDFNENGELVYKIIQTTAGRVLFNEVVPEAAGYINDVLTKKNLRDIIGHILSVTDVPTTAAFLDNMKDMGYKFAFRGGLSFSLGDIRIPEQKTKLIADAREQVEGISTNYNMGLITNNERYNQVIDVWTSANAQLTELAMKNIREDQQGFNSVYMMLDSGARGSKEQIRQLTGMRGLMAKPKKSTAGGGEIIENPILSNFKEGLSILEYFISTHGARKGLADTALKTADAGYLTRRLHDVSQDVIVNIEDCGTLRGVEVSALKKNEEIVESLGERILGRVALQDVINPLTNEVMVKSGEQITESIMRTIEASPVEKVEVRSPLTCEATKGICAKCYGRNLATGKMTQRGEAVGVIAAQSIGEPGTQLTLRTFHVGGVAGGISEESSIVTRFNGRLEIEDLKTVKGEDSEGNSVDIVVSRSTELKLVDEKTGIVLNTHNIPYGSSIFVNDGDTVAKGTVICKWDPYNGVIVSEFTGKIAYEDLEQGQTFMVEIDEQTGFQEKVISEARNKKLIPTLLVYGKEGELIRSYNLPVGAHLMVENGEKIKAGKVLVKIPRRSSKSGDITGGLPRITELLEARNPSNPAVVSEIDGVVSFGKIKRGNREIVIESKFGDVRKYLVKLSSQILVQENDFVRAGVPLSDGAITPDDILRIQGPAAVQQYLVNEIQEVYRLQGVKINDKHFEVVIRQMMRKVRVQDPGDTLFLEDQLIHTKDFIVQNDKLYGMKVVEDAGDSSVLKPGQIITPRELRDENSLLKRNDRNLVVARDVITATATPVLQGITRASLQTKSFISAASFQETTKVLNEAAVAGKVDDLEGLKENVIVGHRIPAGTGMREYDNTIVGSKDDYNEMMANKEEYIY
- a CDS encoding peptide chain release factor 3, which encodes MSFLKEIQRRRTFGIISHPDAGKTTLTEKLLLFGGAIQEAGAVKNNKIKKGATSDFMEIERQRGISVSTSVLAFNYKDKKINILDTPGHKDFAEDTFRTLTAVDSVIVVIDVAKGVEEQTEKLVAVCRMRNIPMIVFINKLDREGKDAFDLMDEVEQKLGLKVTPLSFPIGMGYDFQGIYNLWEENINLFSGDSRKNIEETIAFSDVQNNPELDKIVGQKAAEKLREELELIDEVYPKFDRQDYLDGKIQPVFFGSALNNFGVRELLDCFVTIAPSPRPKDSETRLVDPAEEKMSGFVFKIHANMDPKHRDRLAFIKIVSGTFERNKPYYHVRQKKNLKFSSPNAFFAEKKEIVDISYPGDIVGLHDTGNFKIGDTLTEGELMSFKGIPSFSPEHFRYINNADPMKAKQLDKGIDQLMDEGVAQLFTLEMNNRKIIGTVGALQYEVIQYRLEHEYGAKCTYENFPVHKACWVKPNDPKSEEFKEFKRIKQKFLAHDKYGQLVFLADSDFTIQMTQSKYPNVKLFFTSEFE
- a CDS encoding DUF3467 domain-containing protein, translated to MSNPKQQEQINIELDETIAEGIYSNLAIINHSSSEFVLDFVNIMPGTPKAKVKSRIVLTPQHAKRLLRAIGENIHRFEAAHGEIKETEQAPIPLNFGPAGQA